In bacterium, the following proteins share a genomic window:
- a CDS encoding nucleotide sugar dehydrogenase, translating into MIKRKIAVVGLGYVGLPVAVAFGKRDAVVGFDVNERRIAELQSGRDSTGEVLPEDLRAAKIDLTVDPKALKSCDFIIVAVPTPIDDAKRPDLTPVIKASETVGRNLAKGAIVVYESTVYPGVTEDICVPILEKESGLKGGVDFKVGYSPERINPGDKEHTFTKIKKVVSGQDAESLEIIAQVYGSVVTAGVHRAGSIKVAEAAKVIENTQRDLNLALMNELSVLFSKMGIDTREVLDAAGTKWNFLPFEPGLVGGHCIGVDPYYLTFRAEQIGYHPQVILAGRRINDSMGKHVAEQTVKHMIAGGKTIKGSKVLVMGLTFKEDIPDIRNTRVVDIISELRDFGCEVHVYDPHADHREVHEEYGIKMLANPADSAPYDGVVVAVKHRQFRELGIEGIKKLAGRSAVIADVKGLYDRTQADECGLNYWRL; encoded by the coding sequence ATGATTAAACGTAAAATCGCAGTGGTCGGTCTCGGTTACGTCGGTCTCCCCGTTGCAGTAGCCTTCGGCAAGCGCGATGCGGTTGTCGGTTTTGACGTCAATGAGCGCCGCATTGCGGAGCTCCAGTCAGGTCGCGATTCAACAGGAGAGGTTCTTCCGGAAGATCTGCGCGCAGCTAAGATCGACTTAACTGTGGATCCGAAGGCGCTCAAGAGCTGCGATTTCATAATCGTCGCTGTCCCCACGCCTATCGATGATGCCAAGCGCCCGGATCTCACGCCTGTAATCAAAGCCAGCGAGACCGTTGGCCGCAACCTCGCAAAGGGAGCGATCGTCGTCTATGAATCCACGGTGTATCCGGGCGTCACCGAAGACATCTGCGTTCCGATCCTGGAGAAGGAATCAGGCCTAAAGGGAGGCGTCGATTTCAAAGTCGGCTATTCGCCCGAGCGCATCAATCCGGGCGACAAGGAACACACATTCACGAAGATCAAGAAGGTCGTGTCGGGCCAGGACGCCGAATCGCTGGAGATTATCGCTCAGGTTTACGGGAGCGTCGTCACCGCCGGCGTCCACCGGGCGGGCTCGATAAAGGTCGCCGAGGCGGCAAAGGTGATCGAGAACACCCAGCGCGACCTGAACCTTGCGCTCATGAACGAGCTCTCGGTCCTCTTCAGCAAAATGGGCATCGATACGCGCGAGGTCCTCGATGCCGCCGGCACCAAGTGGAACTTTCTGCCCTTCGAGCCTGGGCTCGTCGGCGGACACTGCATCGGCGTCGATCCCTATTATCTCACGTTCCGCGCCGAGCAGATTGGCTACCATCCGCAGGTGATACTCGCCGGCCGACGGATCAACGACTCCATGGGCAAGCATGTTGCCGAGCAGACGGTGAAGCACATGATAGCCGGCGGCAAGACGATCAAGGGTTCGAAGGTCCTCGTCATGGGACTCACATTCAAAGAGGATATACCGGACATCCGCAACACGCGGGTCGTCGACATCATCAGCGAACTCCGCGATTTTGGCTGCGAGGTCCACGTTTACGACCCCCATGCGGATCACCGTGAGGTGCACGAGGAATACGGCATCAAGATGCTTGCCAACCCTGCCGATAGCGCGCCGTATGACGGGGTGGTGGTGGCGGTGAAGCACCGGCAGTTCCGGGAGCTGGGGATAGAAGGCATTAAAAAACTGGCCGGCAGGTCGGCTGTGATAGCGGATGTGAAGGGGCTTTATGATAGAACTCAGGCCGATGAATGCGGTTTGAACTATTGGCGATTGTGA
- a CDS encoding winged helix-turn-helix transcriptional regulator has translation MSSSPQELTTSELAVLESLQDTTEAISQRELARRTGFSVGLINAVLRKLISTGYIKTSHLDRRSVEYLLTPQGFAHAAMKSYRYVIDTVRRYRAIKNRLHEIVEGLRKEGYTEYFLHGDGELAEVIALFFDEEDAGMLHRGIIPKDLIKSAKLAVLNTEPKPFKANGHRVVELIHEFSNGHNHREKPKAQKKANEKPKSSSGDVSALKEFYAKR, from the coding sequence ATGTCTTCAAGTCCCCAGGAACTCACAACCAGCGAACTCGCGGTCCTCGAATCCCTCCAAGACACCACTGAGGCGATCTCCCAGCGCGAGCTCGCGCGCCGCACCGGCTTCTCCGTGGGGCTCATCAACGCGGTCCTGCGCAAGCTCATAAGCACAGGCTACATCAAGACCTCGCATCTCGATCGCCGCAGCGTAGAGTACCTGCTTACTCCGCAAGGTTTCGCTCACGCGGCCATGAAGTCCTACCGCTATGTCATCGACACCGTGCGTCGCTACAGAGCGATCAAGAACAGGCTCCACGAGATCGTCGAGGGACTGAGGAAGGAAGGGTATACGGAGTACTTCCTTCACGGCGACGGCGAACTCGCGGAGGTGATCGCGCTCTTCTTCGACGAGGAGGATGCGGGCATGCTCCACCGCGGCATCATTCCAAAGGATCTGATCAAGAGCGCGAAGCTCGCGGTTTTAAACACCGAGCCCAAACCCTTCAAGGCAAACGGCCACAGGGTCGTGGAGCTCATTCACGAGTTTTCAAACGGCCATAATCACCGCGAAAAGCCCAAGGCGCAGAAGAAGGCGAACGAAAAACCGAAGAGCTCATCCGGCGACGTGAGCGCATTGAAGGAATTCTATGCAAAAAGATAA
- a CDS encoding NAD-dependent epimerase, whose product MQKDKTKILVTGAAGFIGFHLAKRFAERGDDVLGIDNMSDYYDVTLKESRLGELSRLKNFRFIRMDIADRAAVEQLFAENPFDRVIHMAAQAGVRYSLTNPHVYAQSNIVGFLNILEACRRQWPSPGSRHLVFASSSSVYGLNTKLPFSTSDNVDHPISLYAATKKADELMAHAYSHLYGIPCTGLRFFTVYGPFGRPDMALFKFTKAILEGHPIDVYNEGKMRRDFTYIDDIVEGVLRVSNRIPSPLVGEGRGEGGLSRDLDPGSSPSASYKIYNIGNHSPVELLEFIRVLEDCLGKKAKLNMLPMQPGDVPATYADVDDLMRDVDFAPRTPIKEGIKRFVEWYRGYYGEVRE is encoded by the coding sequence ATGCAAAAAGATAAAACGAAAATTCTGGTCACAGGAGCCGCCGGCTTCATCGGCTTCCATCTGGCGAAGAGATTCGCAGAACGCGGCGACGACGTCCTCGGCATCGACAACATGAGCGACTACTACGATGTCACGCTCAAGGAGTCGCGCCTGGGCGAGCTGAGCAGGCTCAAGAACTTCCGCTTTATAAGGATGGATATCGCCGACCGCGCGGCAGTGGAGCAGCTTTTTGCCGAGAACCCGTTCGATCGCGTGATCCACATGGCCGCACAGGCAGGTGTTCGCTATTCTCTCACGAATCCGCATGTCTACGCGCAGTCCAATATCGTAGGATTTCTCAATATCCTCGAGGCCTGCCGTCGCCAATGGCCGAGCCCCGGTTCCCGTCACCTGGTCTTCGCTTCCTCTTCCTCAGTATACGGTCTCAATACAAAACTCCCGTTCTCCACATCCGACAACGTCGACCATCCGATCTCGCTCTACGCCGCCACGAAGAAGGCCGATGAGCTGATGGCCCATGCTTACAGCCACCTCTACGGCATCCCGTGCACGGGGCTCCGCTTTTTCACGGTCTACGGTCCGTTCGGCCGACCGGATATGGCGCTCTTCAAGTTCACCAAGGCGATTCTCGAAGGCCACCCGATCGATGTGTATAACGAAGGCAAGATGCGCCGTGACTTCACCTACATCGACGATATCGTGGAAGGCGTTCTCCGCGTCTCCAACCGTATTCCCTCTCCCCTTGTGGGAGAGGGACGGGGTGAGGGGGGGCTTTCCCGGGACCTTGATCCCGGATCAAGTCCCTCCGCTTCCTACAAGATTTACAATATCGGCAACCATTCTCCGGTCGAGCTCCTCGAATTCATCCGTGTTCTCGAGGATTGTCTGGGCAAAAAGGCGAAGCTCAACATGCTCCCCATGCAGCCCGGCGACGTTCCGGCGACATATGCGGATGTGGACGATTTGATGCGCGACGTAGACTTCGCTCCCAGGACCCCGATCAAAGAGGGCATCAAAAGGTTCGTGGAGTGGTATCGAGGCTACTATGGGGAGGTGCGGGAATGA
- the lhgO gene encoding L-2-hydroxyglutarate oxidase — MRSYDYIIVGAGIVGMSVARELKHRFPGAAICVLEKEPAPGRHASGRNSGIIHAGFYYSADSLKAKLCAEGNRELTSYCLNKGLPIERCGKVVLAADETEIAGIGELARRGRVNGVDVKEVDEKDLAELEPAASTCVKALWSPTTSVVDPEAVCAALARDLKTADVDLLCNAKFLKRAGERELLSSVGRFGYRMLINAAGLYADKVAHQYGVGTEYTLLPFKGYYYKYNDTQLFRRHVYPVPNLANPFLGVAFTRCVGGTAKVGPTATPVFWRECYDALHGFKLGEAADISLWEALLFAGNDFHFRDLAFREMKKYYKPGFIKMARRLLPKARPEMFGESLRPGIRAQLLNKKERRLEMDFVIRRGENSVHILNAVSPAFTCAFAFARLVVDQI; from the coding sequence ATGCGCTCCTACGATTACATCATAGTCGGCGCCGGCATCGTCGGCATGTCCGTCGCGCGCGAGTTGAAACACCGTTTCCCCGGCGCTGCGATATGCGTGCTGGAGAAGGAGCCGGCCCCGGGCAGGCACGCCAGCGGCCGCAACAGCGGCATCATCCACGCCGGTTTCTACTACAGTGCCGATTCCCTCAAGGCCAAGCTCTGCGCAGAGGGGAATCGCGAGCTCACCTCATACTGCTTGAACAAGGGCCTGCCGATCGAACGCTGCGGCAAGGTCGTCCTTGCCGCGGACGAGACGGAGATCGCGGGCATAGGCGAGCTCGCGCGACGCGGCCGCGTGAACGGGGTCGATGTGAAAGAGGTCGATGAGAAGGATCTCGCCGAACTCGAGCCGGCTGCCTCGACCTGCGTCAAGGCGCTCTGGTCTCCCACGACCTCGGTCGTGGACCCTGAGGCGGTCTGCGCCGCGCTTGCCCGGGATCTCAAGACCGCGGATGTGGACCTCCTCTGCAATGCCAAGTTCTTGAAGAGGGCGGGCGAGCGCGAGCTCCTCTCCTCCGTCGGTCGTTTCGGATACCGCATGCTGATAAACGCCGCCGGCCTGTATGCGGACAAGGTCGCGCACCAGTACGGGGTCGGCACGGAGTACACGCTGCTTCCGTTCAAGGGCTATTACTACAAATATAATGATACGCAGCTCTTCAGGCGCCACGTCTATCCGGTTCCAAACCTCGCGAACCCGTTCCTGGGCGTGGCATTCACTCGCTGCGTGGGCGGCACGGCCAAGGTGGGGCCCACCGCTACGCCGGTCTTCTGGCGCGAATGCTACGACGCGCTGCACGGCTTTAAGCTGGGCGAGGCGGCGGATATCTCCCTCTGGGAGGCCTTGCTCTTCGCAGGCAACGATTTTCACTTCCGCGACCTGGCGTTCAGGGAGATGAAAAAGTACTACAAGCCCGGCTTCATAAAGATGGCCCGAAGGCTCCTGCCCAAGGCAAGGCCTGAGATGTTCGGCGAATCGCTCAGGCCCGGCATCCGCGCCCAGCTGCTCAACAAGAAGGAGCGCCGCCTTGAGATGGATTTTGTCATCCGCCGCGGCGAGAACTCGGTCCATATCTTAAACGCCGTCTCACCGGCTTTTACCTGTGCCTTTGCCTTCGCCCGCCTGGTCGTCGACCAGATCTGA